One window from the genome of Maylandia zebra isolate NMK-2024a linkage group LG18, Mzebra_GT3a, whole genome shotgun sequence encodes:
- the mpz gene encoding myelin protein P0 isoform X4, with the protein MLTFLALTSVALLGIVPEQSQAIAIYTGWERHALVGSDIRLSCSFFSWRWTSEDVTFSWTYRPDGSRDSISIFHYTGGAAYVDNKGPFRDRLEFVGNPGRRDGSILLKNLELNDNGTFTCDAKNPPDIVGRPSSVRLLVFEKVPIQAGVITGAIIGVVLGLLVLIVVIYYLMRFLVARRVFSLSVSKHGKKKKEGSQQRQIKV; encoded by the exons ACGTTTTTGGCGCTGACGTCGGTTGCCCTCCTGGGAATAg TGCCTGAGCAGTCCCAGGCCATAGCGATTTACACTGGCTGGGAGCGGCACGCCTTGGTGGGCTCTGACATCCGACTCTCCTGTTCTTTCTTCTCCTGGCGCTGGACCTCGGAGGACGTCACCTTCTCCTGGACATACAGGCCCGATGGCTCACGGGACTCCATCTCT ATCTTCCACTACACTGGTGGTGCTGCCTACGTTGACAACAAGGGTCCCTTTAGAGACAGACTGGAGTTTGTGGGAAACCCAGGTCGCCGTGACGGATCCATCCTGCTCAAAAACCTGGAGCTCAATGACAACGGCACCTTCACCTGTGACGCCAAGAACCCCCCTGACATAGTGGGCCGGCCTTCCAGTGTCCGACTGCTGGTGTTTGAGAAAG TGCCCATCCAGGCTGGCGTGATCACAGGAGCTATCATCGGGGTGGTCCTGGGCCTGCTGGTGCTCATCGTGGTCATCTACTACCTGATGAGGTTCCTGGTGGCACGCCGAGTCTTCAGCCTCAGTGTCAG CAAACATggcaagaaaaagaaagagggtTCACAGCAGAGACAG
- the mpz gene encoding myelin protein P0 isoform X5 translates to MLTFLALTSVALLGIVPEQSQAIAIYTGWERHALVGSDIRLSCSFFSWRWTSEDVTFSWTYRPDGSRDSISIFHYTGGAAYVDNKGPFRDRLEFVGNPGRRDGSILLKNLELNDNGTFTCDAKNPPDIVGRPSSVRLLVFEKVPIQAGVITGAIIGVVLGLLVLIVVIYYLMRFLVARRVFSLSVSKHGKKKKEGSQQRQ, encoded by the exons ACGTTTTTGGCGCTGACGTCGGTTGCCCTCCTGGGAATAg TGCCTGAGCAGTCCCAGGCCATAGCGATTTACACTGGCTGGGAGCGGCACGCCTTGGTGGGCTCTGACATCCGACTCTCCTGTTCTTTCTTCTCCTGGCGCTGGACCTCGGAGGACGTCACCTTCTCCTGGACATACAGGCCCGATGGCTCACGGGACTCCATCTCT ATCTTCCACTACACTGGTGGTGCTGCCTACGTTGACAACAAGGGTCCCTTTAGAGACAGACTGGAGTTTGTGGGAAACCCAGGTCGCCGTGACGGATCCATCCTGCTCAAAAACCTGGAGCTCAATGACAACGGCACCTTCACCTGTGACGCCAAGAACCCCCCTGACATAGTGGGCCGGCCTTCCAGTGTCCGACTGCTGGTGTTTGAGAAAG TGCCCATCCAGGCTGGCGTGATCACAGGAGCTATCATCGGGGTGGTCCTGGGCCTGCTGGTGCTCATCGTGGTCATCTACTACCTGATGAGGTTCCTGGTGGCACGCCGAGTCTTCAGCCTCAGTGTCAG CAAACATggcaagaaaaagaaagagggtTCACAGCAGAGACAG
- the mpz gene encoding myelin protein P0 isoform X3, translating to MLTFLALTSVALLGIVPEQSQAIAIYTGWERHALVGSDIRLSCSFFSWRWTSEDVTFSWTYRPDGSRDSISIFHYTGGAAYVDNKGPFRDRLEFVGNPGRRDGSILLKNLELNDNGTFTCDAKNPPDIVGRPSSVRLLVFEKVPIQAGVITGAIIGVVLGLLVLIVVIYYLMRFLVARRVFSLSVSKHGKKKKEGSQQRQLWTPPPLTCYPLP from the exons ACGTTTTTGGCGCTGACGTCGGTTGCCCTCCTGGGAATAg TGCCTGAGCAGTCCCAGGCCATAGCGATTTACACTGGCTGGGAGCGGCACGCCTTGGTGGGCTCTGACATCCGACTCTCCTGTTCTTTCTTCTCCTGGCGCTGGACCTCGGAGGACGTCACCTTCTCCTGGACATACAGGCCCGATGGCTCACGGGACTCCATCTCT ATCTTCCACTACACTGGTGGTGCTGCCTACGTTGACAACAAGGGTCCCTTTAGAGACAGACTGGAGTTTGTGGGAAACCCAGGTCGCCGTGACGGATCCATCCTGCTCAAAAACCTGGAGCTCAATGACAACGGCACCTTCACCTGTGACGCCAAGAACCCCCCTGACATAGTGGGCCGGCCTTCCAGTGTCCGACTGCTGGTGTTTGAGAAAG TGCCCATCCAGGCTGGCGTGATCACAGGAGCTATCATCGGGGTGGTCCTGGGCCTGCTGGTGCTCATCGTGGTCATCTACTACCTGATGAGGTTCCTGGTGGCACGCCGAGTCTTCAGCCTCAGTGTCAG CAAACATggcaagaaaaagaaagagggtTCACAGCAGAGACAG
- the mpz gene encoding myelin protein P0 isoform X2, producing the protein MLTFLALTSVALLGIVPEQSQAIAIYTGWERHALVGSDIRLSCSFFSWRWTSEDVTFSWTYRPDGSRDSISIFHYTGGAAYVDNKGPFRDRLEFVGNPGRRDGSILLKNLELNDNGTFTCDAKNPPDIVGRPSSVRLLVFEKVPIQAGVITGAIIGVVLGLLVLIVVIYYLMRFLVARRVFSLSVSKHGKKKKEGSQQRQGPVPPADPSKIKV; encoded by the exons ACGTTTTTGGCGCTGACGTCGGTTGCCCTCCTGGGAATAg TGCCTGAGCAGTCCCAGGCCATAGCGATTTACACTGGCTGGGAGCGGCACGCCTTGGTGGGCTCTGACATCCGACTCTCCTGTTCTTTCTTCTCCTGGCGCTGGACCTCGGAGGACGTCACCTTCTCCTGGACATACAGGCCCGATGGCTCACGGGACTCCATCTCT ATCTTCCACTACACTGGTGGTGCTGCCTACGTTGACAACAAGGGTCCCTTTAGAGACAGACTGGAGTTTGTGGGAAACCCAGGTCGCCGTGACGGATCCATCCTGCTCAAAAACCTGGAGCTCAATGACAACGGCACCTTCACCTGTGACGCCAAGAACCCCCCTGACATAGTGGGCCGGCCTTCCAGTGTCCGACTGCTGGTGTTTGAGAAAG TGCCCATCCAGGCTGGCGTGATCACAGGAGCTATCATCGGGGTGGTCCTGGGCCTGCTGGTGCTCATCGTGGTCATCTACTACCTGATGAGGTTCCTGGTGGCACGCCGAGTCTTCAGCCTCAGTGTCAG CAAACATggcaagaaaaagaaagagggtTCACAGCAGAGACAG